The Papaver somniferum cultivar HN1 chromosome 3, ASM357369v1, whole genome shotgun sequence genome includes a region encoding these proteins:
- the LOC113355631 gene encoding 60S ribosomal protein L26-1 translates to MKFNPRVSSSRRKNRKAHFTAPSSVRRVLMSSPLSSELRSKYNVRSVPVRKDDEVQVVRGTFKGREGKVIQVYRKKWVIHVERITREKVNGSTVNVGVNPSKCVITKLRLDKDRKSLLDRKAKGRAAADKDKGTKFTTDDVMQNVD, encoded by the coding sequence ATGAAGTTCAATCCCAGAGTTTCATCATCAAGGAGGAAGAACCGCAAGGCTCATTTCACAGCACCATCAAGTGTTCGTAGGGTTCTTATGAGTTCCCCCCTTTCATCTGAACTCCGCAGCAAATACAACGTTCGATCTGTTCCTGTTCGCAAAGACGATGAAGTTCAGGTTGTTAGAGGAACTTTCAAGGGTCGTGAAGGAAAGGTTATTCAAGTTTATCGTAAGAAATGGGTTATTCATGTTGAGAGAATTACAAGAGAGAAAGTGAATGGATCTACTGTTAATGTTGGTGTTAATCCATCAAAGTGTGTTATTACTAAGCTCAGACTTGATAAGGATAGGAAATCGCTCTTGGATCGTAAAGCTAAGGGTAGAGCTGCTGCTGATAAAGATAAGGGTACCAAGTTTACTACTGATGATGTTATGCAGAACgttgattga